A DNA window from Candidatus Methylomirabilota bacterium contains the following coding sequences:
- the pdxA gene encoding 4-hydroxythreonine-4-phosphate dehydrogenase PdxA, with amino-acid sequence MSTPVLGITMGDPAGVGPEIAARALADPLVRKAARPLVIGDARTLAEAARLSGLTLAVRPVARVREADWAHDVIEVLDLANVDPAAFAFGRVSGMCGQAAYEYIRRAVELALAREIDGIVTGPINKEALAAAGLTHSGHTEILAELTGTRTYAMLLMGRELRVIHVTTHVALRRVPELVTRERVLRTIRLGHEAMRRLGIDAPRVAVCGLNPHAGERGLFGDEEQVAIGPAIADARAGGIDATGPYPADTVMSRARGGEFDCVVAMYHDQGHVPVKTLGFRYDDATKAWTGMSGVNVTVGLPILRVSVDHGTAFDRAGKGTANPESMVEAILVAAEMAHTRS; translated from the coding sequence GTGAGCACACCGGTCCTCGGCATCACGATGGGCGATCCGGCCGGCGTCGGCCCCGAGATCGCCGCCAGGGCGCTGGCCGATCCACTCGTGCGGAAGGCCGCCCGTCCCCTCGTCATCGGCGACGCCCGCACCCTGGCCGAGGCCGCGCGGCTCTCCGGGCTCACCCTCGCGGTCCGGCCGGTCGCCCGGGTCCGGGAGGCCGACTGGGCCCACGACGTGATCGAGGTCCTCGACCTCGCCAACGTGGACCCGGCCGCCTTCGCGTTCGGCCGGGTCAGCGGGATGTGCGGCCAGGCGGCCTACGAGTACATCCGGCGCGCCGTCGAGCTGGCGCTGGCCCGCGAGATCGACGGCATCGTCACCGGTCCGATCAACAAGGAAGCGCTGGCGGCCGCCGGCCTCACTCACTCGGGTCACACCGAGATCCTGGCCGAGCTCACGGGCACCCGGACCTACGCGATGCTCCTCATGGGTCGCGAGCTCCGCGTCATCCACGTGACCACCCACGTGGCGCTCAGGCGGGTGCCCGAGCTGGTGACGCGCGAGCGGGTCCTTCGCACCATCCGGCTCGGTCACGAGGCGATGCGACGCCTCGGCATCGATGCGCCGCGCGTCGCGGTCTGCGGGCTCAACCCTCACGCCGGCGAGCGCGGCCTGTTCGGCGACGAGGAGCAGGTGGCCATCGGCCCCGCCATCGCCGACGCCCGCGCCGGGGGCATCGACGCTACCGGCCCCTACCCGGCCGACACGGTGATGAGCCGGGCCCGCGGCGGCGAGTTCGACTGCGTGGTGGCGATGTACCACGATCAGGGACACGTCCCGGTCAAGACGCTCGGGTTCCGCTACGACGACGCCACCAAGGCCTGGACCGGGATGAGCGGCGTCAACGTCACCGTGGGCCTGCCCATCCTGCGCGTCTCGGTGGACCACGGCACGGCGTTCGATCGCGCCGGCAAGGGGACCGCCAATCCGGAGAGCATGGTCGAGGCGATCCTCGTCGCCGCCGAGATGGCGCACACCCGGAGCTAG
- a CDS encoding PaaI family thioesterase: MSRPPKEQSPVELSVDHSPFHRLIGLQLVRAEPGVVEMRLPWRDDFRRAEDSDWYHGGILSALIDIAGDYAVASRLGRWVPTIDLRVDYLRPALRGDLTAVARAVKVGRTVGVADVELRDAKGAMVAIGRCAYSTSG, translated from the coding sequence GTGAGCCGGCCGCCCAAGGAACAGTCCCCCGTGGAGCTCTCGGTCGATCACTCGCCCTTCCACCGCCTGATCGGGCTCCAGCTGGTCCGGGCCGAGCCGGGCGTGGTCGAGATGCGCCTGCCCTGGCGGGACGACTTCCGCCGGGCCGAAGACTCCGACTGGTACCACGGCGGTATCCTCTCGGCGCTCATCGACATCGCCGGAGACTACGCGGTGGCCTCCAGGCTGGGGCGCTGGGTTCCCACCATCGACCTGCGGGTGGACTATCTTCGCCCGGCGCTCCGGGGAGACCTCACGGCGGTGGCGCGCGCGGTGAAGGTCGGGCGGACGGTGGGCGTCGCCGACGTCGAGTTGCGCGACGCCAAGGGCGCCATGGTGGCGATCGGCCGCTGCGCCTACTCGACGAGCGGCTGA
- a CDS encoding GNAT family N-acetyltransferase, with protein MIDVRAARPEDVASCIDLAEAVIGPTRAGPFVQAASDRQQLLVATRSDDLVGFLAYRTDWFACTFVTLVSVRPDDRRRGVARALYAALEARSPSPRLFSSTEETNAAAIQMHRALGFVPSGHLDNLPQGYRELLFYKRRRF; from the coding sequence ATGATCGACGTCCGGGCGGCCCGTCCTGAAGACGTGGCGTCGTGCATCGACCTCGCCGAGGCCGTCATCGGCCCGACCCGGGCCGGCCCGTTCGTCCAGGCCGCGTCCGACCGCCAGCAGCTCCTGGTGGCCACGCGGAGCGATGACCTCGTGGGCTTCCTGGCCTACCGGACCGACTGGTTCGCCTGCACGTTCGTCACGCTTGTCAGCGTGCGGCCGGACGACCGTCGGCGCGGCGTGGCGCGGGCGCTCTACGCGGCGCTCGAGGCCCGCAGTCCGAGCCCCCGGCTCTTCTCCTCGACCGAGGAGACCAACGCAGCGGCCATCCAGATGCACCGGGCGCTCGGCTTCGTCCCCAGCGGGCACCTGGACAACCTGCCCCAGGGGTACCGGGAGCTGCTCTTCTACAAGCGGCGGCGATTCTGA
- a CDS encoding amidohydrolase family protein — protein MAEPPRAFILLTADRLLNGGTGPPLEHAALLVENGRIVRIGRQGEIRAPEGAPAQTLDYGDATILPGLVDAHTHLVAPGDGTLGDDVAREDDDILLLQAAANARTVLHSGVTTARENGAKHRVAFSLREGIRRGLAAGPRLVICGRPVTATGGHMWYFGSEADGEDGVRAEVRKLLKEGADYIKIVATGGSTRTSDPNRVTYTLAELRAITDEAHRLGRLTAAHCTSAGGVEVCLDAEVDMIIHCVFAEPDGTYRFRSDLVDRLVAGGAWVNPTLYIVKATIERLTAKQEREGRLAPERLAQLESSKRALDVRVEAIGKMARAGVRMTAGSDSPWGWYAPGEFVHEIRMLAEAGLSYGEAIVAGTSGAADSIGVGEAAGRLAAGRQADLLVVAGDPTRDLGALWQVLDVYQAGQRVARDKPDRSSHIRSVSE, from the coding sequence ATGGCCGAGCCACCCCGCGCGTTCATCCTCCTCACGGCTGACCGTCTGCTGAACGGGGGCACCGGACCCCCGCTCGAGCACGCGGCGCTGCTGGTCGAGAACGGCCGCATCGTCCGGATCGGCCGCCAGGGGGAGATCCGGGCGCCGGAGGGCGCCCCCGCTCAGACCCTCGACTACGGCGACGCGACCATCCTTCCCGGACTGGTCGACGCCCACACCCACCTGGTCGCGCCCGGCGATGGCACGCTCGGCGACGACGTCGCCAGAGAGGACGACGACATCCTGCTCCTCCAGGCCGCCGCCAACGCGCGGACGGTGCTTCACTCTGGCGTGACCACGGCCCGCGAGAACGGGGCCAAGCACCGCGTCGCCTTCTCCCTGCGCGAAGGCATCCGCCGGGGCCTGGCCGCCGGGCCCCGTCTGGTGATCTGCGGCCGGCCGGTCACGGCCACCGGCGGCCACATGTGGTACTTCGGCTCCGAGGCCGACGGCGAGGACGGCGTGCGGGCCGAGGTACGGAAGCTCCTCAAGGAAGGCGCCGATTACATCAAGATCGTGGCCACCGGCGGGAGCACCCGGACCTCGGACCCGAACCGCGTTACCTATACCCTCGCCGAGCTCCGCGCCATCACCGACGAGGCTCACCGGCTCGGCCGGCTCACCGCCGCCCACTGCACCTCGGCGGGCGGGGTCGAGGTCTGCCTCGACGCCGAGGTGGACATGATCATCCACTGTGTCTTTGCCGAGCCCGACGGTACCTATCGGTTCCGCTCCGATCTCGTCGACCGCCTGGTCGCCGGCGGCGCCTGGGTCAACCCGACGCTCTACATCGTCAAGGCCACCATCGAGCGGCTCACCGCCAAGCAGGAGCGCGAGGGACGCCTCGCGCCCGAGCGCCTGGCCCAGCTCGAATCGTCCAAGCGCGCGCTCGACGTCCGGGTGGAAGCCATCGGGAAGATGGCTCGGGCGGGCGTCCGGATGACCGCCGGGTCGGATTCGCCGTGGGGATGGTACGCGCCCGGCGAATTCGTCCACGAGATCCGCATGCTGGCCGAGGCCGGCCTGTCCTACGGCGAGGCCATCGTGGCCGGCACGTCGGGGGCCGCCGACTCGATCGGCGTGGGCGAGGCGGCCGGCCGGCTGGCCGCCGGTCGCCAGGCGGACCTGCTGGTCGTCGCCGGCGACCCCACCCGCGACCTCGGCGCGCTCTGGCAGGTGCTCGATGTCTACCAGGCGGGCCAGCGCGTCGCGCGGGACAAACCTGACAGGTCATCCCATATCAGGAGTGTCTCGGAGTAG